The following proteins come from a genomic window of Candidatus Kapaibacterium sp.:
- the lepA gene encoding translation elongation factor 4: MELSHIRNFCIIAHIDHGKSTLADRLLELTGSVSSREMVMDQILDDNPLEQERGITIKLHAAQMRYTAPDGQQYLLNLIDTPGHVDFSYEVSRSLAACEGAILVVDASQGIEAQTISNLYLAVEAGLEVIPVINKIDLPNAADMIPVVQQQLVDLIGCRPEEVLLVSAKHGTGIDRLLQAIIERIPPPQGDPEAPLRALIFDSMFDPYRGVVVYVRLFDGTLREGDQVLFWATQQVYEVDEVGIKQLKRQRTGELSAGMVGYFVANIRRVQDTKVGDTVTHAERPCAQPVPGFREVKPMVFCGIYPANAEDFEELRDALAKLALNDAAIVYEPESSAALGFGFRCGFLGLLHMEIVQERLEREFGQNIVVTVPNVRYQVLRTDGEIVYVDNPAQMPPPTHIEEIAEPYIRAQIITPTDYIGAIMRLCMDRRGVQTGMSYLSPTRVDLQFELPLAEVIFDFYDKLKSVSQGYASFDYEHIGYRPGDLVKLDILINGEPVDALSMIVHRERAYEWGRKLCAKLRELIPRQLFEVAIQAAIGSRVIARETIKPLRKNVLAKCYGGDVTRKRKLLERQKEGKKRMKQIGRVEIPQEAFLAVLSIEK; encoded by the coding sequence ATGGAGCTCTCGCACATTCGAAACTTCTGCATCATCGCCCACATTGACCACGGGAAATCAACCTTGGCCGACCGGCTGCTGGAACTGACCGGCAGCGTGAGCTCCCGGGAGATGGTGATGGACCAAATCCTGGACGACAACCCGTTGGAGCAGGAACGTGGCATCACGATCAAGCTCCATGCGGCACAGATGCGCTACACAGCGCCCGACGGCCAGCAGTACCTTTTGAATCTGATCGACACGCCAGGGCACGTGGACTTCTCCTACGAGGTCTCGCGCTCTCTGGCAGCTTGCGAGGGAGCAATCCTGGTCGTGGATGCCAGCCAGGGGATAGAAGCCCAGACGATCAGCAACCTCTACTTGGCCGTGGAAGCTGGGTTGGAGGTCATTCCGGTCATCAACAAGATAGACCTCCCCAACGCCGCCGACATGATCCCAGTAGTCCAGCAGCAGCTCGTGGACCTGATTGGATGCCGCCCTGAAGAGGTCCTGCTGGTGTCGGCAAAGCACGGTACGGGGATTGACCGGTTGCTGCAGGCGATCATTGAACGAATCCCTCCGCCACAAGGAGATCCAGAGGCCCCGCTACGGGCGCTCATCTTTGACTCCATGTTTGACCCCTACCGCGGGGTGGTTGTCTATGTGCGGCTCTTCGACGGTACTCTGAGGGAAGGTGACCAGGTGCTGTTCTGGGCGACCCAGCAGGTGTATGAAGTAGATGAGGTCGGCATCAAGCAGCTCAAGCGCCAGCGGACGGGTGAGCTCAGCGCTGGTATGGTAGGCTACTTCGTTGCCAACATCCGGCGCGTCCAAGACACAAAGGTTGGCGACACTGTCACTCACGCAGAACGGCCATGCGCACAGCCAGTGCCGGGCTTCCGCGAAGTCAAACCGATGGTGTTCTGCGGCATCTACCCGGCCAATGCTGAAGACTTCGAAGAGCTGAGGGATGCGCTGGCCAAGTTAGCCCTCAACGATGCGGCGATTGTCTACGAACCCGAGAGCTCTGCGGCGCTTGGCTTCGGCTTCCGCTGCGGCTTCCTGGGACTCCTCCACATGGAGATCGTGCAGGAGCGCCTTGAGCGGGAGTTCGGGCAGAACATCGTCGTTACGGTCCCGAACGTCCGTTACCAGGTCCTCCGCACGGATGGGGAGATCGTCTACGTAGACAACCCTGCCCAGATGCCGCCTCCGACCCACATTGAGGAGATCGCCGAACCGTACATCCGCGCCCAGATCATCACCCCGACCGATTACATCGGTGCTATCATGCGCCTGTGCATGGACCGTCGGGGCGTGCAGACGGGGATGTCGTACCTCTCTCCCACCCGAGTTGACTTGCAGTTTGAGCTGCCACTTGCGGAGGTCATCTTCGACTTCTACGACAAGCTGAAGTCGGTCTCGCAGGGGTACGCCTCGTTTGACTACGAGCACATTGGCTACCGTCCGGGTGACCTCGTCAAGCTCGATATCCTCATCAATGGCGAGCCGGTGGACGCCCTCTCGATGATCGTCCACCGAGAGCGGGCCTACGAGTGGGGGCGGAAGCTCTGTGCGAAGCTGCGGGAGCTTATCCCACGGCAGCTCTTCGAGGTGGCAATCCAGGCGGCCATCGGTTCACGGGTGATTGCTCGGGAGACGATCAAGCCGCTGAGGAAGAACGTTTTGGCCAAATGCTACGGCGGGGACGTCACGCGTAAGCGGAAGCT